In Leopardus geoffroyi isolate Oge1 chromosome D1, O.geoffroyi_Oge1_pat1.0, whole genome shotgun sequence, the genomic stretch AAAAGTGGGTTATTAggaagggattctttttttttttttttcttctttttttttcaacgtttatttttatttttgggacagagagagacagagcatgaacgggggaggggcagagagagagggagacacggaatcggaaacaggctccaggctctgagccatcagcccagagcccgacgcggggctcgaactcacgggccgcgagatcgtgacctggctgaagtcggacgcttaaccgactgcgccacccaggcgccccaggaagggaTTCTTAAAGCGAAATAAATCCATGCTCGTGCCCTGAAAAAGTGTGTCCTGATCTCCAACCGTGGGTGAGACAATTCACTAAGTTGCAGTAAGGGACGCAAGGATATTGGACGTGTACTTTCGGTAACTAAAAAGTCACAGGGACACATGATGGCACTGACGCTAGGGAGGGGAGCACAGCGCTGCCCCCCATAACTACGGTTCAGCATCCGCCACCCCTGCACGGGCACCCCCACCAGCCACACACATCCTGAAGTCAACCTAGAGCGACCGTCCATCATGTACTACTGTTACTATTGCTGATGAGTCTCTTGTCCTTGAGGGATGTTCCGATTGGTGAGAGACCAGAGCCGCTGACCTATGGAGACGGCTAGGACCTGGGCACACCGCAACACTAAGCAACAGAAGCTAGGCATCGTGACGAGGATGCAGAAAGTGCCATGAGAGTACACGAGGAGGGAGAGAGCCTCAAGGGTTCCAGAAAGACTTTGAGGTTAAACGGTATTTCTGGTTAATTCGAAACAGTGGGTAGAGTTTCAAAAGGGAGACATGCAGGGAAAGACCCTCCAGCCAAAAGGGGGGATGAGAGCACGGTGCGTTTGTGATCTGGTGAGTGATACGCCCTCACTGAACCGCAGACCTTGTGTCGGGCATGGGGACCGGGACGGCAGCACTAGGAGAACTTTAGAGAGTAGTGAATGTCACTGTCAGAAATACAGAAGTCAAACGGCAAAGAGGACATATACAGggaatgcgtgtgtgtgtgtgtgtgtgtacgcatcaCATGTGAGTCCAGATAAAGTAGAGCTactgatttaaacattttaagcatgGGATCGCTGTGAGATatgaatattctctctctctctctctctctctctccatatatatatatatatatggagagagagagagagagagaggcatgccTTAGCCAACCAAAGACATcctaaaatcatatatatatatatgaaatatatatattttcatctatctacttatctatctatatctatatctatatctatatatctgtctatCTGGCTCTAGAATCTTCAGTGTTGCCAGTATCAAAGCTGCCTTGATATCTACGTATGTTCTAAATATTCTAACTCCACCTGTCCTTCAAAAAGGGGCTGACTTCAACAATCGTAGGCCTAGCAGCTTCCTGGCCAACCTCCCCTTGTGTCTGGGTGAGCAGACACGAGGAAGGGGCGGCCTTCTCTCTCTCGGTCTTCTCCTCCACCCGCTCCTGTGTCTTCTCCGGCCACAGAAGGTGGAGCTGCCTGTGAATTACAAGCTGACAAGGAAGAGGAGCCAGGAGAAAGACCAGTGAGAACAAAGAGGTCCAAGTAAAAGATGGCTTCAGCAGGGCTGAGGTACAACAAGTggccaagagagaaaagaacGGCTCCGAGGAGGTGGGCACTGTGCGTATACATGTGTGTTTTCAAGAGCACGGAGACGATTAAATCCCTGCCAAAGGATCTGCCCCCAGGCAAATCAGGAAACATGACGGCCATACCTCCAGACCTGGTTTCCCGAGAAGAAGAGCGTCTTCCCTGTGTCCTCAAAGTGGACAGCAGCACTTATCTTTTTAACATCTTTTGGAAATCCCAGTTCGGATATTTTTTTGGGGTAACCTTCCAGAATGTCATAACCATTAAGAGCCCAAAATTTTCTGCCTAGAATAAGTGAAAGAATGGTTTTATTATGCAAGGGAATCTATTAGGACACATTATGTAGCTACGTACGTTAACAAAGAAAGACTCATTTTctacatttacaaataaattcgCATTTGTGGTCACCATGTTTATGAAGCATAGAAATAAGAGCATTTGTCAAACAAAAACAGGATCTAAGATACTAATGTCCTAACTCTGAGTATAATTAGCAATGAAACCCCATCATTAATTGGTTATTTATTACCTTTGAATGTTAATCTGGAGTTGGGTGAAAAGAACATTGAGATTTCTTCGTGAATAATGGTGGGAACAGTACATTAGATTGAAAGCTCAAATATTATACCAGATAGAAAGTTGTTACTTCCTTCTCTTAAAAGTGACTTTATTAGAGCGCTAATTATAATGGTCAAGCAACAGAAACAATGTTAGTAGAATGCTTATAGCCTTTACAGATGATGATCACGAAGACAGAGTAGCAGTTTGGAAAACTGTGATTTTATGTCAAGGGaacaagtaaaatattaaaatgtacataCGCTATgacaataaatattcaaaaatatacaCTACCTATGGCGAAGAACTACTAAAACAagtaaggaaatgaaataaattgactTTTCAGAAGTgggaattatggaaaatattttttcccatttttctgatCAGGTTCGCTCAGCAAATAATTTctaagaggaaataagaaaaaactgGCATGATTGCTATAAAACAAACAGTAGATTTGTAACGATAAGTAATACCGCAGACTTTTCACTTGTCGCATTTGGGGACGCTTGGTAGAAAGGTTCCAGGCACGTTCGGCTTCCTATTTTGTTACCGTGGGTTCTTCTTTGGGGTACTTTGGAGGAGGGTCATCAggctcctccctgcctcactGGGGAAAGGCTTACCTCTAAAGATGAAGATAAGGTCACGGGAGGGGTGCTCGTAGGCGGCGTCGATGCGGTTGGGAAGTTCCGGCCAAAAGGATTTTGTTAAAAACAGCTCTGCGTCCACCTGCTGGGGGTGCAGGCGCCAGAAGAATCTAACGGAAAAGGAGAAGCGCACAGTTTGCTGTCACAGTCTTGAAGTGTAGATATTTCTGGTCCTGCGAgccgtgaccccccccccccgtctccacATCCACACAGGGAAGTTGGGGCGATCATCCCCCTCGCTTGTGGACGTTTCCCTTCCGTGCCAGCTGGAAAAGCTGCTGTCTAAAGTAGGAAGGTTTGAAATCTCACAGACCCTCGAAGGCCCCGCGGCCTTCGTGAGTTACGGCCACGCTTTGCTCAGTTTGGCAAATGGTGCAAGTGGTGAGCGAATGCGCCAGGCGCGGTGTTAGGCTCTGGAAAGAAACCCGGGGTTACAAAAACTATGTCTTCCAAGATTTTGTGGCCTAGACACAGATGCCTGAGAAAATGCCTGGGCCACAGTGTAACCAGAGCTCTACTAGGGGAGGTAGGAAGGCTATTGGACCCCTTATTGGATAAGGGATCGGTtaattgatggatgaataaatgaacaagttaACAAATCAGCATATGAGAACAATGTTCTCAGGTGAAGTTAAAAATTCATTGTTCGCTCCCCACAGGGAGGTCTAGGTCTTAAATAACTCGCTCTCCCAAATTCCCACATACGttaccagaaaaaaaagtcttcccaAACCAAAAGGAATTCACGTGGACACTGTAACCACTTACTAATACAGGGATTGATTTCAAAATGCGTGTTTTTAAGATAAACAACCTGGCTTTCTACATTTACTTGGTTATCTTTTCAGGAACGAAGGTAACCAAAGTCATAAAGAGAGGCTGCGTTAGGCCAAGAATCCCCCTTGAAAAGTAAGGTGTGTATCTATCAGTCGTTCATTTCATCCGAAACAcgtaaaaaaaaacaccaaaaaccgaaaaagaagaaaaccaaactgCCCAAAGATGTCGTATTTTCGCTGTCAACTTCACGTGTGGAAATCTGCCTGGGTGTGTGGCAATGCACGGGTCTAGCTGATGAACGTCTGTGACCCGCAAGTTGTGCAAACTAGAATCACAAGCACCTGTCTTTAAAGATCATGGTCTCTCCTCGGAGACTGGTGATGGCGTCGAGGGTCAGGGACGGGTCACATTTGTCGGGCGTTTTGGGATGTTTCGGGTTGGGGTCCTCATCTCCCGGGCCTGCAGTCGTGACACAAAGGGCAGAAGCTGACGAGGATGGCCTCTCGGATGACCCAACCCCGCTAACACACAGCAGGCGGGTCCCCTCCAGGGAGGGCGACAGGTCCTCAGCCTCTGCGTCATGATGCACACACGATGtgaccctgctccctgcccccactcttgCGGCTCCCCCTGCTCTCGTCCTTCCAGACCCCTGGACACCCTTCTCAAGTACAAGTTCAGGTTTGAGGCTGGTGTGAGGGATGGGTGGGCTGCGGGAGGGCACCCTCCGCGGCCTTTGCCCCAGCGGCAGACGGGCTGCTGCCGAGAGACACATTCGAGCCACTCCTGGTGGCTCGTCATCCCCGAGGGAGCCTCGCCCCAGCTGTCACCTGCTGACAGCGTCCCGAACGCGCTGGCTGCCTCCCCAGTGCACCCCAGCACCGCTCTGCATGCCCAGCCAGGCTCCCCGGCCACACTCGCGTGCCACGAGCGTGTGGCCCCCGCACCCCCCGGCTGACGCGCGTGCCGGGCACAGTGACAACTCTGAGCTGCCTTCTCCCCACTGAGTTCATCCTTTGCCCCATCAAGCGCCTCACTCCCAACCCTGGAGAAGTAAGGAGAAAGGCTGGCCCACGCCCACGCTGGCTGCCCCTGCAGACTTGAGCGCACAGGGGGAAACAGGAAGTGTCCCGAGCTCTGTGCTCAGAAGCGTTTACACCGACGACCCTCCACTGCGGCTttagccctcttttttttttttttttttaattttttttttaacgtttatttatttttgagacagagagagacagagcatgaacaggggaggggcagagagagagggagacacagaatcggaagcaggctccaggctctgagctgtcagcacagagcccgacgcggggctcgaacccacagaccgtgagatcatgacctgagccgaagtcggatgctcaaccgaccgagccacccaggtgccccgctttaGCCCTCTTTACAGTAGGGAAGTGTGCTTGTTTCGGGAGAGGTTTAATTACTTGGTAAACGTGGCTGaaaatttggaaggaagaaagaggagattcTTACGACAGTCGCTGTAGATGTTGGTTAAGTCACCACAGGCCACTTGAATGGTTTCTATGGTGGCAAACTGAAGGGGCTGAAGGAACGCCCAAGATTTACGGAAGCTGGTCAAGACCTCACTGTCACTCTTGGCCCCTGTCCTGCAGATTCTCTACTTAAGCTCCGGGGCTTAGTTGCTTCATTGGCCAAATGGggaattaattaaatattttccttccttatgtCAGAGGTGTCTTAAGGgtatcaaaatacaaaatacaagtAAGAATCTGCAAAATCTTTGGAGACTAGAACACTTTCTACTTGAACAGGTAgtctgattcagaaaaaaaaagaaaaaaagggtatgTTTTTCCAGGTTCTAATAACAAccaggaggtgcctgggtagctcagtcagttaagcatccgactctggctccggccatgatctcacggtttgtgggttctggctccgtgctgacagctcagagcccggagcctgcttcagattctgtgtctccctctctctctgtccctcccctgcgcgTCCTCTGcaccccctttctctcccagaaatgaataaacgttaaaaaaaaaaaaaacagaaccaggACAGTAATATTGGTCATGAGAAATTCACTAGTGATTTTGAAAATAAGTGCCTATACCTATTCTGTTTCTAAACTGATAAATTAAGAGTTACCATAGAGAGACTGGATCCCTTGTACGTCGTCATCAGGAAGCATGAAGTGGCTTTGGCCAGTGTAGGTGTAGATGGGAAACATGAGCGCTCCTGGGTCCTTGGAGTGGTCGAGACCTAAGGAGTGGCCAAACTCGTGGGCAGCGACAAGAAACAAGTTGTAACCTGTAAGGAAACAAGGAAACGATGAGAAAACCAGGTCGTCTGATGACCAGTGGACAGAATGctattttcttcatgtatttctctttcttggtaaTTTTACCGTCTTTTTAACATTAATATTCAGTTGGTTGAAGGAAGATTCAAAATATGGATTTAATCCTTATAAAGATTTGAGTGTTTTCTTTGATTATCGCCGCCTACATAATTAGAGTATCAACAGATTGCTCTCGAATAAGTAGTCATCGGTGAGGATTTACTGCGAAGACACTAAAAATCATTGTTCTCTCAGGCCAGGTGAGGAAAGGGGACAGTGGTGGCCTTAAAGGAGGAGTCACAGGAAGTCACATAGGGCGGTACAGATCAAGGGTGTTTCTAGAACATCATCAGAACAAGAGGCACCATGGCAAGGGATGACGGCCAAGTATGGCGGATGCACTAAATAGCGTCTCTGGGAATCTACTTGGGAACAAATCCCAACCAAACGATCCTTTCCAGAATGTCTGTAGACGCtacaatttaagaaatacagGCCCTGGAGACGATCGGTCCGCTGTCCCCTATTTTAGCAGGCCACTGTGTCATGGTTTCTACGTGACTTCCTCTAGTCATTCTTTCTGCCAATACCTGAGCCTCTTCGTACTAGTATTTTaaactggaaaatatatataaaaggttGGAAAAAACACACGGAAGCTGGAGTCGGTGGTTTCAGTTTGACCTTGAACACCACTTGCCATCAGAGCCTGTACTCGAAGAAAAGGTACAACCAACTCAGTAACACGTGCAGACCGTAGGAGCAATGAAAGCTCACGTGATCCGAGTGACAAGAAATTCTTCACTGAAACGACCAGCGGTAGAGCCATTCCTGGCCTTCCCATGAAACATTAATCGTGGTTTGTGTgtgaatattttccttcatttcagcTAAATATTTCAAACCCAGGATTTATGCAGGAACCCAAAACTCGGGTTCAGTGTGGTTCTATCTTAACAGCACTAGATGTCATTCTTTCTGCCTAAAATCCTTCTTACCTGTGTAATAATTCAGAACACAAATATGCAAAGTCTCACCTTGCCTTCCAAAGATAGCTTGGAGGCATTGGAGCTCAGGCATTGGTCGGGCAAGGCCCAGTTTTACTCTTTGGAAAAACAATCCATCTGATTTAAGTGAAGAACTTTAGCCTCTATGAGGACTACCTCTAATTATCACAACCAACAGTCAATACAGCTCCATACTTAAGTCCTAGTTGGAACAATCTGGCTTTTCTtcctaaattaatattttgaattcttttcagttttgaagATTCAACGACCGACTGAATTCATTCAACAATGGGTTTCACTTTCCTCTTACGTGCTCTGTATATGTATCTGTTTCATGCCGTTTCGAGTAAGACATATCTCGATCTGTTGTAAGGGTGTTTGTAAAATCAGTGACAAACACATGTCTCAAACAAGTAACGCATATAACAGAAGACAGAAAGTTGACTTCACTTGTGCTATTtctgtcaaggaaaaaaaaaacgatttCGACTCACATCCAACTCATCTATGACTTGCCTATCCAGCCCTAAGAGTTTTTAGGTACGTGTTTGCAACAAACTGTACCTCCTTAACATGCTGAAAGGTAATCTGTAGTAACACCACCTTGGCTGACAGAAAGACATGTTGGTCCTAATTTCAAGTTACTAGTATCCCTCAGGCCACTAAACCAAACCGCTCACTTCTAATATTTCACACAGGTTTGTAGAAATGTCGCTTATAGAGACTAATAAACATAAGACACATTCGTAAttgttttgaaaaagagaagcaacTATCAAATATAATTTACGGTGCGCTCCGTAATTTCTTGTCAATGGGTCACTGTCTCATCCAATCGTAATCGTGACCTATCTTCATCAGAAATATTACCTTTGGAAGTACTCGTCCATGTTTCGTCATCATCAAAATGGGCGTCGCCTCCATAATTTGGCCCAGGAGGAAAAGCATGAGCCAGCAGACCAGAGGGTCCATCAAATGGGTAGAAGTCGCCATGCTCTACACACAAAAGCAAGAGTTCGGAATCTAATTATACCCACTAGTGCCCGGCACAATGCTGGGTGGATTCTGTAAAAAGTGATGAATGAccgaaaggagggaaaaaagaatggagacaaGTAAGGAGCAGCGTGTGAAAATGTCTCCACAATGTCATCACCTTTAGTTCCAAAAGAGATCATGATGTCGGCAGTGCCGTCATGGAGTCTGGTGAAGTTCAGTGGTGTCACATCAGACCAAACTTTGAGGGCTTTTTTGAATGCCTTTTCGACTTCAGAATGAGTCAGATCAGGGGTATAATTCACAATCCTATTTAACAGAGAAAGTTTCGATTACATTTCTGGAAGGCAAAGGGTATTTGAGAACATATTTTCTTGGAATACTGCTTTTTGACTCTCATGCCATGCCTTCTCTGAAAGTTCTGGTAGAGGCCCATCATTTCAAAGAACTTAGCAATTATGAGCCCATACAAAGGTAACAAAATGAATTCAGTCAGACATTTGACTATCTCCAAATATCTGACCACTTGGAATCTTGCATTTAAAGTATtcacatatttaattaaaattttttttttaatgtttacttatttttaagagagagagacagagcatgagcaggggaggggcagagagagagggagacagaatctcagcaggctccaggctcccagctgtcagcacagagcccgaggcgggactcgagctcacgaactgtgagatcataacctgagttgaagtcggacgctcaactgattgagcccccAGGCGTCCCAAAGTATTCATATACTTAATAAAACTTATACTGAATGATACAAGTTTGCAATTGTATCGCTATACCCCAAAAATGCAATAGCTCTGTGAAGTTCCTAGAGACAGCAGGACTCTCCACTTTTAAGCACTATTAGTAAATATGCCTGATGTAGTACATTTGCAAATTTTATTAAACCTACTTTTACTTCTAATTTGatctcttttctaaaaaaaaaagtactttgagGTTTTTAACATACAGTAATGCTGGGTTAACGAAACAATAATAGATGTTAGGGGACGTTCTCACCAATAGTATTAACGTCATCAGTGGAATTCTGTAACTTCtagttaaatatttaaagccTATCTTTAAAAAACGGGACCAAACATGCTCTGCCCTCTACAGCCTGTGCTGAAAATTAGgcatttcatactgttttctaaagtagCAAATCTTAAAGCAAGATAACCTCTGACGTACCTGTAGGTCAAGTTCGTCTTGGACCACTTGAGCGTTCGGGGGAACACGTTGTACTCGCCCACATCGGGGACCCCACATCTCGGTTTCTTCATGATGTCTAAGGTGCTGTCATCGAGCTTGCCGGTGACCTCTAAGCCAAAAAAGGCTTGCATTTCTCGGAGCCTGTCGGCCACGGAGCTCGTGGCCGCTTTCTTCAGGATTCCGGCGGGATTCATCGGGTAGTAGTAGGATTTCAGGTAGCGCTggaagagagaacagaagcaCCTGCTGGAAAAGGGAGGGGCGCCGGGGAGACGGGGCGCACCGCTGGGACCGGCCGGACACTGTACCTCTGCCAACTGGAAGTCTTCCTCGGACAGGTCGTCGTCACCCtcgctgggaaggggcagggaccGACAGCGAGCCCAGCTCCAGAGGAGGAGGGCGGCGAGGAAGGCCCGGTGCATCCTGACGGCTGTGCCCGGAGGCTGCTGGCCGCCCGCAGACGCGCACCTTTATTTTATAGACCTGCAGGGGTGACTCATCGTCTGAGGACACGCTCCGCTTCCTAGGGAGCTGAAAGTAAACATGCTTACGGGGcgacttttcctttcctcccaagAAGTGTGGTTTGTGGGAGAATTTGAGGGAAATAGGAAACGAGGCCATCTCTCATTTCAGCAGGGGCCCAAAAACCATCTGGCCAAACAAACGGCCTCAGCACATTTAGGGATGCTGTGGGAAGAAACAGACTAGTGAGTTGTTCACTTCACTGGGAAAAAGGTTGTTCCCTCCGTAGGAAAGCAgccacttttactttttttggagaagaaaatcaagacGCTGCCCTCC encodes the following:
- the MMP13 gene encoding collagenase 3, with protein sequence MHRAFLAALLLWSWARCRSLPLPSEGDDDLSEEDFQLAERYLKSYYYPMNPAGILKKAATSSVADRLREMQAFFGLEVTGKLDDSTLDIMKKPRCGVPDVGEYNVFPRTLKWSKTNLTYRIVNYTPDLTHSEVEKAFKKALKVWSDVTPLNFTRLHDGTADIMISFGTKEHGDFYPFDGPSGLLAHAFPPGPNYGGDAHFDDDETWTSTSKGYNLFLVAAHEFGHSLGLDHSKDPGALMFPIYTYTGQSHFMLPDDDVQGIQSLYGPGDEDPNPKHPKTPDKCDPSLTLDAITSLRGETMIFKDRFFWRLHPQQVDAELFLTKSFWPELPNRIDAAYEHPSRDLIFIFRGRKFWALNGYDILEGYPKKISELGFPKDVKKISAAVHFEDTGKTLFFSGNQVWSYDDSNHAMDQGSPRLIEEHFPGIGDKVDAVYEKNGYIYFFNGPIQFEYSIWSNRIVRVLPANSLLWC